Proteins found in one Haloferax litoreum genomic segment:
- a CDS encoding Eco57I restriction-modification methylase domain-containing protein, protein MSLQQIKSDDIATWDSLDDVAESLKKRGLEPEPSLGEDHELVLRLTDDDEFMVLIHAPPGETAASFKSRTNVNTHTGLVATDDFEEFTFITRIRTWDAHGRTKYQQLSFSKEQMTSARGEKNTILQKLNSIEFNKPETIFDSLYDTKQVVKAFYEDFEELRTELVQEVAGIDDDRGDAKQRYVQVTLDRMIFLYFIQEKGLLDYEPEYLHEKHEEFAAKGDVYEEFYEPLFFEILAEGKKDGDFGVLPYLNGGLFSKNPIEEEFEDARLGDSPEQTAELFGKILDFLSDWNWNVDERLDIVDPKNLSPAILGHIFEQTVNQKDMGAYYTPEEITGFMSRRTVHPWLIDRVNEEHETDYDAIDDIFSLDVASASQSDSPVAADGGVAQTVDLDAVNQDHVQTLYFDALKKLRVLDPAVGSGAFLLAAQEVLLDVYLQCLEYFQALRDDRPWELPGRIEDELDTIDATDGTVTLYAKKQIILHNLYGVDIDDGAVEICKLRLWLSMVADIENNPKEVEPLPNIDFNIRQGNSLVGQTDASIVSNERGDSDLGSWEKKARFEDVKEAITNHKNAETSKDAKKWRNEAESRIEKHRDKFDQILRREFQQAGFDDITVDQLREWSPYHWPLEFPDVFEEGGFGVIIGNPPWDMLYTNRDEFFRRYDEQFGKYQSDKKDDVMDELLTDETIAQEWERYQDQMEIRADYFSQSETYKLQSPVVDGRKMPTKNDLSALFLERIFDLSSDDVRVSLLLPGTILGGVMGKDLRTHLLDNTDIQDIVGFENKGIFPEIGSMYRFAILSFEYGGRTTQMKGIFNQTDEKAVYDVDDLAAVIPREVLVRYSPKTGIFPFVRSQQEVNVLDKVVKHPQLGEEIDNAWSVDVLTKELVESTDQEYLLTSPDNADYPVYGGKNIQQFEYDNSHTTNLKGPKYWSRGMYDPENSAHYRVREKKFNRGNLKKAIYEEFGGEDTSKSQVQFVDDLLEEYRGHGLEQDDVLLDCSEYRIGIRDISRARNERTIMAAVLPKEVVCLHTINTLKPFRIEPEESHLSESPLRSVYERRFTDLEIFAATGLLNSIPFDFLMRTKVESHIVKRELLESQLPRLSSGDDWFRFISERAARLNCYGDAFEDMRQRLGNIEPAIEQEEREHLQAEIDAAAFHAYGLDRRDTEFVLEDFHRVGNPRKMTEDYFDLVFEKFDELAESGPYP, encoded by the coding sequence ATGTCACTTCAGCAAATCAAATCTGATGATATTGCGACGTGGGACTCTCTTGATGACGTCGCAGAATCGCTGAAGAAACGCGGACTCGAACCCGAGCCAAGTCTCGGAGAGGACCACGAACTCGTTCTTCGGCTCACTGACGACGACGAGTTCATGGTGCTGATTCACGCTCCACCGGGCGAGACTGCGGCGTCGTTCAAGTCGCGCACGAACGTCAATACGCACACTGGACTCGTTGCGACTGACGATTTCGAGGAGTTCACGTTCATCACTCGGATTCGAACGTGGGACGCCCACGGACGGACAAAGTACCAGCAGCTCTCGTTCTCGAAAGAGCAGATGACGAGCGCTCGCGGGGAGAAGAACACCATCCTCCAGAAGCTCAACTCCATCGAGTTCAACAAACCTGAGACGATTTTCGACTCTCTCTACGACACGAAACAGGTTGTCAAAGCGTTCTATGAGGACTTCGAAGAACTCCGAACCGAACTCGTCCAAGAGGTCGCAGGCATCGACGATGATCGTGGCGACGCTAAACAACGCTACGTGCAGGTCACGCTCGATCGGATGATCTTCCTTTACTTCATCCAAGAGAAGGGCCTGCTCGACTACGAGCCTGAATACCTCCACGAGAAGCACGAAGAGTTCGCCGCGAAGGGAGACGTGTACGAAGAGTTCTATGAACCGCTGTTCTTCGAAATTCTTGCAGAAGGAAAGAAAGACGGTGACTTTGGAGTGCTTCCGTACCTCAATGGTGGTCTGTTCAGCAAGAACCCCATCGAGGAGGAGTTCGAAGACGCACGACTCGGTGACTCACCCGAACAGACGGCGGAACTCTTCGGGAAGATTCTCGACTTCCTCTCAGACTGGAACTGGAACGTCGACGAGCGACTCGACATCGTCGACCCGAAGAACCTCTCGCCTGCCATCTTGGGGCACATCTTCGAGCAGACGGTCAACCAGAAAGATATGGGCGCGTACTACACCCCCGAGGAGATTACGGGCTTCATGTCCCGGCGGACTGTCCACCCGTGGCTCATCGACCGGGTGAACGAAGAACACGAGACTGACTACGATGCAATCGACGACATCTTCTCACTCGACGTAGCTTCGGCTAGTCAGAGTGATTCACCCGTTGCGGCAGATGGTGGTGTTGCCCAAACGGTGGACCTCGATGCCGTGAACCAAGACCACGTCCAGACCCTCTACTTCGACGCGCTAAAGAAACTCCGTGTTCTCGACCCTGCAGTTGGGAGTGGGGCATTCCTCTTGGCCGCACAGGAAGTCCTCCTCGACGTGTATCTCCAGTGCTTGGAATACTTCCAAGCCCTTCGTGACGACCGACCGTGGGAACTCCCCGGTCGAATCGAAGACGAGTTGGACACCATCGACGCAACCGATGGGACCGTAACTCTGTACGCGAAGAAGCAGATTATCCTCCACAACCTCTACGGCGTCGACATTGATGACGGCGCAGTCGAGATTTGTAAGCTTCGGCTGTGGTTGTCGATGGTCGCTGACATCGAGAACAACCCGAAAGAAGTCGAGCCACTGCCGAACATCGACTTCAACATCCGGCAAGGTAACTCGTTGGTCGGGCAAACTGATGCAAGTATCGTCTCTAATGAGAGAGGTGATAGCGATTTAGGCTCGTGGGAAAAGAAAGCTCGTTTTGAAGATGTGAAAGAGGCAATCACCAATCACAAAAACGCTGAAACCAGTAAGGATGCCAAAAAGTGGCGAAACGAAGCTGAATCACGAATAGAGAAGCACCGAGATAAGTTTGACCAGATATTACGTCGTGAGTTCCAACAAGCAGGGTTTGATGACATAACCGTTGACCAGCTTCGAGAGTGGTCCCCGTACCATTGGCCCTTGGAATTTCCAGACGTGTTTGAGGAAGGCGGCTTCGGTGTAATTATTGGGAACCCACCATGGGACATGTTGTATACAAATAGAGATGAGTTCTTTAGGAGGTACGATGAGCAATTTGGAAAGTATCAATCTGATAAGAAAGATGATGTCATGGATGAGCTTCTTACGGACGAAACTATCGCTCAAGAATGGGAGAGATACCAAGATCAGATGGAAATACGAGCAGATTACTTCTCACAGAGTGAGACGTACAAACTGCAGTCCCCTGTCGTAGATGGGCGAAAGATGCCTACAAAGAATGACCTGTCTGCACTCTTCTTAGAGCGAATTTTTGACTTGTCTAGCGACGACGTCAGAGTGAGTTTGCTTCTTCCGGGAACTATACTTGGAGGGGTTATGGGGAAGGACCTGCGAACTCATTTACTAGACAATACGGATATTCAAGATATTGTTGGGTTTGAGAATAAAGGAATATTCCCAGAAATCGGCAGTATGTATCGGTTCGCAATACTGTCATTTGAGTATGGTGGAAGAACAACTCAGATGAAGGGGATATTTAACCAAACTGATGAAAAGGCGGTTTACGATGTTGATGACTTAGCTGCAGTTATCCCACGAGAAGTGCTTGTTAGATATTCCCCGAAAACGGGAATATTCCCGTTCGTAAGGTCTCAGCAAGAGGTGAACGTTTTAGACAAAGTTGTGAAACATCCACAGCTTGGAGAAGAGATCGATAATGCTTGGTCAGTAGATGTGTTAACAAAGGAGCTAGTTGAATCGACTGACCAAGAATATCTACTCACTTCACCAGACAATGCGGATTATCCGGTATATGGTGGTAAAAATATCCAACAATTCGAATATGACAACAGTCACACAACGAATCTGAAGGGGCCAAAATACTGGAGTCGTGGGATGTATGACCCGGAAAACAGCGCTCACTACCGTGTTCGAGAAAAGAAATTCAACCGAGGGAATCTTAAAAAAGCGATATATGAAGAGTTCGGTGGGGAAGACACCAGTAAATCCCAAGTCCAGTTTGTGGATGATTTACTCGAAGAGTACAGAGGGCATGGGCTAGAACAGGACGATGTCCTACTAGATTGTTCTGAGTATCGAATTGGGATCCGTGATATATCTAGAGCGCGGAATGAGCGGACAATAATGGCCGCAGTTCTACCCAAAGAGGTTGTTTGTCTGCATACGATAAACACCCTCAAACCATTCAGAATCGAGCCCGAAGAGTCTCACCTCTCAGAGTCTCCACTGCGGTCTGTATACGAACGTCGTTTCACTGACTTAGAGATATTTGCTGCTACTGGACTGTTAAACAGCATCCCGTTTGACTTCCTGATGCGTACAAAAGTTGAGTCACACATCGTAAAGCGGGAACTGCTTGAATCTCAGTTACCTCGATTATCAAGTGGAGACGATTGGTTCCGCTTTATTTCTGAACGTGCCGCACGTCTCAACTGTTATGGTGATGCCTTTGAAGATATGCGGCAACGTCTAGGGAACATTGAGCCAGCCATTGAACAAGAAGAGCGAGAACACCTCCAAGCCGAAATTGATGCAGCCGCATTCCATGCATACGGACTTGACCGCCGTGACACAGAGTTTGTTCTAGAGGACTTCCACAGAGTTGGTAATCCTCGAAAGATGACAGAAGATTACTTCGACCTTGTCTTTGAGAAATTTGATGAACTCGCTGAGTCAGGACCTTATCCCTGA